AGGATTGCACCCTGGGGGGGCGCAGGCTGTCTCCCCTGGAGGCTGCGGCGCTGCACCTGCTGTCGGGCCACTGCGGGGTGAGGTTGGATTCACTGGACGATCTGTGGCGGCTGGGTGCCGAGATCGCGGACGCTGAGGACGAGCTGAGGCTGTATCGACTCCAAACCCTGCACGGTCTGTCGGTGGAGCCGGAGCGATCGCAAGCGGTGATCAGGAAGCATGAGGCGCAGGAGGCATACGACGAGATCGTGAGCCGATTGGCTAAGAGTTTCGAGAGGCTGTCGAAGCATGGGGGGGTGAGGTTGTCTGCGTCGGGTCCTGCGGCTGAGTGACCCCCCGACCCCCGGCCGGGGAGACCCGGCTTGGGGCATTACTGGAGATCCCATGAGCACGAACACGTTCCCTAAGACCCTGCTGGCCGAGGCCCGAGACGCGGGCGTGTCGGTGTGGCTGGACGGCGACCGGCTGAGGGCACGGGTCCGGCCCGAGACCCCCGAGGACCTGGTGGAACGGCTGAGACGCGAGCGTGAGCCGATCACGGCGATGCTGGTGCGGGCTGAGGTGGGGACGATCCTGCGCCGTCTGCGGTCGCTGTCACGGGGGCGTGCGATCGCGGCGCGGGACGCATGGGATGAGCGGGTGGCGATCGTGACGGTGGACGGGGGCGGAACCGAGATCGAGGGGATGGTGACGGCGCTGGCCGAGATCAGAGAGGACTATTGCGGTGAGTGATAATCGTGTTATCATGTGCCTTATGAATCTATTCGATCAAGTACGGCGGGCGGTCCGGGCCGACGTGCGATCGGTGAACCGGCTGGCGGCTGATGCGGGGATGTCGCAATCGGCGCTCCAGCTATTCGCTACCGGGGACCGTGGATTGAGCGTGGAGACGTTGGAGAGGTTGGCGGGGGTGCTGGGGTTCGAGGTCGCGTTGAAGCGAAAGCGCCGGGCACCCCGGCCGAGAAAGGATTGACCGATGCCGAGGAAGTCTAAGACAAAAACACGGCGACCCCGCAGCACCGGATCACTCTATAAGCGGGAGGGCAAGGGGAACTGGCAGGCGTGCTGGACCGACTACAACGGCAAGCGGCAGGTGCGATCGACCGGCACGACGGACCGAGCGGCGGCGGAGCGGATACTGGCGAAGTTTGTGGAGGACGCGGCGCTGAAGCGGTCGGGTGTGGTGGACCCCCGGTTGGATCGCGTGGCGACCGAGGGACGGCGCAGCCTGGAGCGGCATATCGAGGACTACCTGAAGCATTGTGAGCGTGCGAAGCAAGCCAAAAAGACTGTGAGCCAAAAGGCGATGCACCTGCGGACACTGTTGGATCACGGGATCAAGCGGTTGAGTGACCTAACCGCAGACGCGCTCGAGAATCGGCTGGCGCTGCTGAGTGATCTGGGGCGATCGGCACGGACGGTCAACCACTACCGGCAGGATGCGGTGGTGTTCTGTACGTGGTGCGTCATGACCGGCCGGGCGGAGGTGAACCCGCTGAAGGTGGTGCCCCGGCAGGATGAAGAATCAGACCGGCGACGGGTCCGGCGACCCCTGACAGACGATGAGTTGGGGCGGTTGCTGGAGGTTGCACGGGGGCGTGGGCGGGAAGCGTGGTATTTGGCGGCGGTGCTGGCCGGGCTACGCCGGGGAGACCTGGAGCGGTTGAGGTGGTCGGATATTGACTTCGAGGGCATGACGATCACGATCAGGGGCGGGAAGGCGAAGCGGACCGATCTGTTGCCGATGCACCCGCAGCTTGCCGGGGCGCTGGAGCGACGACGGCAGGAGGCCCGGGCGATCGGGGACGGGCGTGTATTCGGGGTCAAGGTAGACGGCCGGACTCAGTTGTTGGACTTCTTCTTGGCGGGGCTGGCCGAGCGGGTGCCGGTGCTGGATGAGAACGGCGAGCCGGTCATGATCGGTAAGGGCAAGCGGCGCAGGGTCGATACGAAGCTGGCGGTTGTGCCGGACGATCAAGGAAGGGTGGTGGACCTACACGCCCTGCGGACGACCCTGGGCACCCGACTCGCACGGGCCGGTGCGACCCCGCAGGTGTCGCAAAAGATCATGCGGCACGCGGACTACCGGACGACCCTCAAGCACTACACGGCGCTGTCGTTGCATGACGCGGCCGGGGCGGTGAACGCGATGGATGAGGTTGGCGTGGCCGAGACCCGGGTGGCGACCGGCACCGACGGCAACCGGGGCGAGGCTGGGCCATGTGAGCGCATACGTCAGCGCAACACGCGCTCACAAGCGCTCAAGGGCGCTCAAGCTGGCGAGGGGGTGACGGGTGGTGGTACAGGGGGGGAGAGTCGTAAGTCGTTGTCTATTGCGACTCTAGGCGACTCGGGGAGCGCTGATGCTCAAAGCGGGCGAAGGGACTCGAACCCTCAACATTCAGCTTGGAAGGCTGACACTCTACCAATTGAGTTACGCCCGCATGATTCCTATTCTAGCAAAAACTCCGTTGGCACTCTTCCCGCGGCGTACAGGCCCCGATAGCCTAAGCCAAGTAACGTCTGAGGACTGCCAGCATGTCAGCGATTAACGACAGGGTCTTATCGGGAATTCTAGCCCTTTTGCTTGCCGTCCAGACCGGATGCCCTGCAGCAGGAGCGCCTCCTCAAGACCACGTTCCCACGACCGACGCTCAGTTTCGGCTGGCCTACCGTGACCACTTCAATCAGCAACTCCAGGTGGCCTACAGGTAGCATGGCCTGCGGAGTCCCGCTTGGGACCAGTCCGCTGAAAAGGCATTGGAGGAGGTCGCCTCATATTGGTCCACCGTTAGCTACATGCGCCCGGACGAGTGGTCCACCACAATTCTCGAAGAAGCGGAGCGCGCGATTGCGACTGGCTGTAACGATCCGCTCATCGCTTACGTTCGCGTGCGCATGCTTGGTGATGTCAACGCCCGCAATATCTCTCGTGATCAGGCTGACCTGCAACTGATCCCAGTCGTCGATTCTCTTCGGCAGCAGGGCTATCCAACCGAGCGCATCTGGTTGGCGGCAAAGAATGCTCATAGCGGTCTCGCTGAACTCGATCCAGATAATCCACTGACGCCTCTGATGCTTGAGCAAGCTATCAAATCCTGCATCAAGGCACTTCAGCAGGCAGATGGTTTTGAGCGACGTGTCTACGCGCAATGGATCGCTCAATGGGCCGACGACCTCAAGAAGCATGATCTGATAACGCTGATCGATGCAATCGAACGAGCCGATGGGATCGAAACTTGGCTCTATCACACAGCCCTTGGCACCGCGTATGTCGAGCGAGCTTGGCAGGATCGAGGCTCGGGTTTTGCCGACACCGTCAACGAGCAGCAATGGAACGCCTTTCATGAGCAGCTAAGCATAGCGAGAGGACATCTTGCGAAAGCCTGGACCAAAGACCCCACACTCCCCGAAGCTCCAACGCAGATGATCACCGTAGCGATGGGCGCCAGCATCGGCTCAGCAGAGATCGAGATGCGTCAGTGGTTCGACAGGGCCGTCCAGGCCCAGTTTGACTACGAGCCCGCCTACCGTGGCTATGAGTGGGGGATCCGACCGAGATGGCATGGCTCCTTCGAGGCTCTTGAGTCCTTTGGCAGAGAGTGTTTTGATACTGGACGCTTCGATACGGCCATCCCCTGGCGATATATCCTTTGCATCGAAGCCATCAGAATAGATCTTGCCCGGTCAGACCCAGACCGTCGCTGGGACTACGACAAACAGCCGCGCGTCTATGAGGATCACGCTCGTGTACTGGAGGGTTACCTGGGAAAAGCTCCCTATGGCTTCACCAACAACTGTCTTGTTGAGCGGCAGATCGCCTACGCTTATGCAGCCGAACGATACGATGAAGTCGTCCGACTCATCGGCGGACTCAGTCACACGCCGACGGGCCTGGATACCGTGACGAAGGTTGCATGGGAAGACATTGCCGGAGAAGCGTTTGCTCAGAGCTCTCCGTTGGCCCAGCGTATCCAAACTGCCAGCAACCAGGTCCAGAACCAGAGATTCGATCAAGCTCTCCAGGTCTACCATGGCCTGCTTCAAGAGAACACTCACCCGCTACTCCATAAATACCTGGCAAACCGAGCCATTACGCTGGACTGGTATCAGCATTTCCATCAGAACAAGGTCGTACAACTCCAGCCAGACAAAATCCTCTCAGGTTGGCAGCCTATGCAAGGAGCATGGTCAGTCGATGAAGATGGCTCGCTCATCGGAGATGCTCAGGGCGGCTATCTCCAGATAAGACTCTTCGGCGACTTCGGCACGAGATGGGAACTCTCGGGCAGAGCCCGAGTGATCGAAGCTCCCACCGACTCGAGACGGCCACTAGTTGTTGTCGCCGGATGGTCGCGAAGTACGCCGCTTGGAATCATCTTCGACATCGCACGATCAGAAACAAGCGTTGGCGAACTATCGCGTAACAGAATGCTTGCCAATGTCGATGGACTGGATGATGATTTTACCTTCAGCATCCGCTTCACGGATGGGCACGCAACCATCAAGATAGACGACAATGTCGTCTTGACCAATGCATACTTCGGCTGGTTTGATGCCGATGACGATAACCGGCTGGGCCTCGGCGGATACTACTGGGATCACACACACCAGGCCCGGATCGCTTTCTCCGACTTGAATCTACGCAAAGTTCGTTGATATCGATCGCAGAACAAAGACGCTGGCATCCCCTCAGGCCTATCAGAGAATCACATCGATATCAGCTTGGCCACAGATTGATCGATTACCCGAGTGCACTTGTCACAATCGCTGCGTCGATATCAACCGATAGACCGTTATTGCTCAATGGGGCGCGGCCTCATGGCGAGTATTTTTGCTAGCCAGTGCAGCTCGCTCTTCAACCTCAGACACCAGCCGAGATAGCCCCGAGCAACCGCTAGACTCTTGCAGGTCAGGCCATACCTCGTACTCTGACCCCATGCACACGATTGACTACCTCATCGTGGCGGCCTACCTCTTCATCCTCGTCGCCAAGTCCCTCTTCCTCGCACGCCGCGCCGCCGCCGGGGCCTCCGACTACTTCCTCGCGGGCCGCAAAATGCCCTGGTGGGCTCTCGGTGCGTCCGGCATGAGCTCCAACCTCGACGCCGCCGGCACGATGACCATCATCACCCTCGTCTACCTCTACGGCCTCCACGGCTTCTTCATCGAGATGCGTGGCGGAGTCGTCCTTCCTATCGCCGTCTTCCTCGCGTTCATGGGCAAGTGGCACCAGCGCTCCCACGTTGTCACCACCGGCGAGTGGATGCTCCTGCGCTTCGGCGACACCTGGCAGGGCCGCGCCGCCCGCTACACCGCCGCCTTCACCTACCTCATCATCACCATCGGTATGGTCGTCTTCTTCCTCGCGGCAGCAGGCAAGTTTCTCGCCGTCTTCCTCCCCTTCGATCCCGTGACCTGCGCCGTCGCTATGGCCGCCGTCGCCCTGCTCTACACCATGATCTCAGGTCTCTATGGCGTCATCTGGACCGACGTCCTCCAGGCCGCCCTCATCGGCTTCGCCGCCATCTACATCGCTATTACCGCCGCTGGCTACGTCACTCCCGAACTCCTCGCTCAGTGGCCCGGCAACGCGTACAACCAAGCCACGCCGCTGATCACTTCCGGCCTCACCCAGACCCAGACCGCTGGCGTCGATCAGCCCATCACCGAGTACTCGCCCTTCATCCTCTTCCTCCTCTTCTGGGCGGGCAAAGGCATCCTCGAAGGCCTTGGCGGGTCGGGGGGGTCCGCCTACATGGCCCAACGTTTTTACGCCTCGCAGGACGTTCCCACGGTCAAGAAACTCTGCATGCTCTGGACGGTTCTCTTCGCCTTCCGCTGGCCGATGGTCCTCGGCTTCGCCATCCTCGCCATCCATCTCGGCATCGGCGAGCAAGACCCCGAACGCATCCTCCCAGGCGTCCTGCTCTCCGATCTCTTCCCGCCCGTCATCCGCGGACTCCTCGTCACCGCCATCTTCGCTGCCTCGATGTCGACCTTCGACTCTACCATCAACGCCGGAGCCTCCTACGTCGTCCGCGATCTCTACCTCCCCTTCGCTCAGCGCAACAAACGTCCCGAACCCACGCAACGCGCTCAGGTCATCGCCGGCTACATCGCCTCCGCCGTCATCGTCGCCGCTGGCCTCACCCTCGCCCTGCTCTTCGCCGAAGGCGTCGTTGATGTCTGGGTCACCATCGTTATTCAACTCTTCCCCGCCTTCCTTGTCCCCTTCGCCCTCCGCTGGTTCTGGGCCCGCTTCAACGGCGCCGGCTTCACCCTGGGCGTCATCACCGGCTTCGTCGCCGCCTTTGCCTGGACCTTCCTTCCCACTCCCTATCAACTTGGCATGGCTGACTCCGTGTCGATCTTCATCCAGAACAACGCCTTCACCGACATCGCGACCCTCTCCGCGATCTCGCTCGCCTCGATCTTTGGCTGCATCATCGGCACCTACGCCTCACAACCCACCGATACCACTCGCCTCAGAGCCTTCTACGAGCAGACCCGCCCCTTCGGCATCTGGCCCCGAGACTGGAAGCAAAACGACCGCGCCGAACACACCGCCGACCTGGCCCGACTCGCCCTCGCCCTCACCTGGCAGATCGCTACCTTCCTGCTCCCGATGTTCGCTATGCTCCGCATGACGACGCCGACCCTCATCGCAGCCGTCATCTGGGCGATCACCGGTTGGCTTCTGCTTCGCGATACCAATCAGTCGATCAAAATCTCTTCCTGATGGCCTGCCGGGGAGGTAGGATCCCATCCATGATTTACATGCTGTCGCGCCGGTTCTGTGTTCTAATCTGCCTGTCACTCCTGCTCGTCTCCTGCGCTTCCTCACCACAGCCCGATACCCCAGCCCGTCCCATCCAAATCGCCATCTACACCGGCCCCGGTGCAGGCGACGCCGGACCACCCGCCGTCCAACGCGCCCTCGCTTCCCTCGACCACGTCACTACCACCCTCCTCACACCTGACGACTTCACCACCGCCGACCTCTCCGCCTACGACATCCTCGTCTTCCCAGGCGGCCGCGGCCGAGCGCAAGGTCAGGCCCTTGGAGAAGAAGGGCGTGCCAACATCAAAAGCTATGTGCACCAAGGCGGACACTACATCGGCATCTGCGCAGGAGCCTACCTCGCCACCGCACGCTTCCCCGACTATCTCGCCATCGTCAAGGCCTACCACCACCGACCCTGGCAGATGGGCCGCGGAACCGTCACCATCCAACTCACCGAAGCCGGCACTGACTACTTCAACCAGCCCGCCACACCGATCAAAGTCCGCTACGCCAACGGCCCCATGCTCGCCCACGAAGATGGCCTCATTCCCAACCTCGACCTTCCCGACTACGAAGTCCTCGCCACCTTCACCTCCGCACCCCCCGAGAGCCACGACCTAGCCCCAACCCTTATGCCCGGCCAGCCCGCCATCATCGCCTCAACCTTCGGTGAAGGCCGCATCGTCCTCATCAGCCCCCACCCCGAATCCTCACCCGAACTCGACTGGGTTCTCCAGACCAGCGTCCACAACATAACCACGCGCTAGGCAAAAGCCCGACCTGCTCGTACAACAGGCCAGGCTTACTAATGTCAATAAGAAACTGAAAGTCTAATATGCGGAGGGGGGGTCATTCCCCCTGCCCCAGCGAATACGCCAGCTCCCCATCAAACCGACAAAGATGCTCGGTCTTGATGAAGTCCAGACCCGCGGCCGACAGCCTCTGCAGCAGACCGATGACCTGCTCGTGTCGGATCACACTCGGATGCTCCGGGTGCACAAACCGGCAGCGCCAGTGATCGGTGCAGAACGTCTCCGCGTGCCCCTCCGGGTACACCTTCACGCCTCGGTTGCTGATCATCTTCAGCTTCAGGTCAGGACCGGCGACCTGCTCGAGCTTCTGCCCGAGCACCTCAGGCGACCGATCCGCTTCATCCCAGTCGAGAAACACATCGACACCCACCAGTTCCTTTAACGGCTTCGCCGACCGCTTCGCCTTGTACAGCTCCATCCCACCCTCCCGAGCATGATGCACTTGCATCGCCAGCGTCTGCGGCTGCTGGCCCAACCGATCCACCACCGCCTGCGCGAACGCCTCAGTCCCCACCGCGTCATGCTCACCACGGATGTCACCGGTCCGCACGCCATCCTCGATCGCACGCAGCCAAGCATTTTCGATCGCCTGGGCGACCTCCGGCTGACCCACATGATCCATCATCATCACCGCCGCATGCAGCAGACCCGAAGGATTCGCGATCCCCTTGCCCGCAATGTCCGGCGCCGAGCCGTGGATTGCCTCGAACATCGAAGCCACTTCGCCGATGTTCGCCGATCCGCCCAGCCCCACCGATCCCGTCAGCTCCGCCGCCACATCCGAAATGATGTCGCCATAGAGATTCAGTGTCACAATCACATCAAAACCCGTCGGGTCCTTCGCAAGCCGTGCTGTCGCGATGTCAATGATCTGCGCGTCCGCCTCGATCTCCGGATACTCCGCAGCAATCTCATCAAAGACCCGATGGAACAAGCCATCGGTGATCTTCATGATGTTGTCCTTGATAAAGCACGTCACCCGCTTCCGCCCCTGCTGCTTCGCGTACTCAAACGCGTACCGCACGATCTTCTCGGTGCCCGGCCGCGTGATCAGCTTGAGGCACTGCGTGACCTCCGCCGTCTGTCGATGCTCGATCCCCGCGTAGGTGTCCTCCTCATTCTCGCGCACGATCACCACATCCGTCCCCGGGTTCTTCGTCACGATGAACGGGTCATAACTCCGACACGGCCGCACGTTCGCAAACAGCCCCAGGCTCTTCCGAAGCGTCACGTTCAGCGACTTGTACCCCTTGCCCTGAGGCGTCGTGATCGGTGCCTTGAGCATCACACCCGTCCGCCGCAGCGAGTCCCAAGTCGCCGTCTCAATACCCGCGCTGATCCCCCGCTCGTAAACCTTCTGCCCGATCTCCACCTCCTCGATGGCGAGCTTAGCCCCCGCCTCCTTGAGCACGAAGAGCACGGCCTTCATGATCTCAGGCCCGATCCCGTCGCCATACGCCACCGTCACAGCAGCTTCCGCCGACACGTTCGCACGGGGGCTTGGTTTCATCGCGGGGGTCAGCTCCTGCTCGGGGGTCTGCATCATCAGCGTCGTCATCCTAAGGCTCCTGTCGGTCTCGAGATCATCTACACGGGTCTGGCCAACAGGAGAAGAATAATACACGAAGTCTATTTCGTCAAATGAGAGTCTTGTATACTCGTCATCCCGCGATAAACCCTGCGGGTCACAAAGGTGGTATCGGTGATGCCTAAGACAACAGTCAAGAAGAAGCCACGCTCGTCGGGGTCCGCTCGGAGGGCAGCGGCGGGGGGTAGCGGGGGCGCGGGGGGCGCACGGATGGCGGGAGCGATAGCGGGGGGCGGGGGGGGGGCGGGGGGTGGGCAGTGGACGTTTTTGTCTAACCACGCGCATGTGCTGATCTGTCTGGTGGAGGACCCTGGGGCTCGGCTGCGTGATATGGCGGTTCGCGTGGGGATCACCGAGCGGGCGGTGCAGAACATCATCCAAGACCTGGAGCAGGGCGAGGTGATTACGCGCATGCGGGAGGGTCGTCGGAACCGGTACGAGGTTCACGCCGACCAGCCACTGCGGCACCCGGTTGAGAGTCACCGCACGGTCGCTGACCTGCTGGCGCTCGCACGACCAAAGACCATGCCAAAGACCCCGTAGCGGAGCGTCGTATAATGATTTCGCTGGGACGGAAGACCCGGCCCTCCAAAGCCTGACCACCCGTCGAAACCTAGCCCTCCCACGCTGGCCTCGACCCGTGCGGAGCCCCTGATTGATGCCCGATCCTGCTGCCCGACAGACGTTTGCTGGCGACCGACCATTGCGGCGGGATATCCGTCTGCTGACCTGGTTGCTCCGCGAGGTGATCATCGACCACGAGGGGCGTGACCTGTGGACGCAGATCCTGGGTCTGCGCGAGCAGATGACCCGTCGGCAGGACGCGGACGACCCGAGCCGGTCGCAGGAGCGGATCAACAAGCTGATCACGGGACTGCCGACTGATCGTCTGATCGAGGTGGTTCGTTCGCTGGGGCTGTTTTTTGACCTGGCGAACCTTGCGGAGGATCGGCATCGGATCCGCGTGCTCCGGCAGCGGGCGGCGCGGGGCGTGGTCAAGGGTTCGATCGCGGCGAGCATCATGGCGCTGCGCGATCGCGGGCTGGAGCGTGATCAGATCGACCCGCTGATCGAGGCGTTGGATGTGGAGCTGGTGTTTACGGCGCATCCGACCGAGGCCAAGCGCAAGACGGCCCGGCGGATCATCGCGCGGCTGCGTAACAACCTGGGGCGGCTCGACGAGCCGGGTCTGATCCGGCCAGCCCGTCGGAGGATTATCGAGCGGC
This Phycisphaeraceae bacterium DNA region includes the following protein-coding sequences:
- a CDS encoding BPL-N domain-containing protein; the protein is MIYMLSRRFCVLICLSLLLVSCASSPQPDTPARPIQIAIYTGPGAGDAGPPAVQRALASLDHVTTTLLTPDDFTTADLSAYDILVFPGGRGRAQGQALGEEGRANIKSYVHQGGHYIGICAGAYLATARFPDYLAIVKAYHHRPWQMGRGTVTIQLTEAGTDYFNQPATPIKVRYANGPMLAHEDGLIPNLDLPDYEVLATFTSAPPESHDLAPTLMPGQPAIIASTFGEGRIVLISPHPESSPELDWVLQTSVHNITTR
- a CDS encoding NADP-dependent isocitrate dehydrogenase, encoding MTTLMMQTPEQELTPAMKPSPRANVSAEAAVTVAYGDGIGPEIMKAVLFVLKEAGAKLAIEEVEIGQKVYERGISAGIETATWDSLRRTGVMLKAPITTPQGKGYKSLNVTLRKSLGLFANVRPCRSYDPFIVTKNPGTDVVIVRENEEDTYAGIEHRQTAEVTQCLKLITRPGTEKIVRYAFEYAKQQGRKRVTCFIKDNIMKITDGLFHRVFDEIAAEYPEIEADAQIIDIATARLAKDPTGFDVIVTLNLYGDIISDVAAELTGSVGLGGSANIGEVASMFEAIHGSAPDIAGKGIANPSGLLHAAVMMMDHVGQPEVAQAIENAWLRAIEDGVRTGDIRGEHDAVGTEAFAQAVVDRLGQQPQTLAMQVHHAREGGMELYKAKRSAKPLKELVGVDVFLDWDEADRSPEVLGQKLEQVAGPDLKLKMISNRGVKVYPEGHAETFCTDHWRCRFVHPEHPSVIRHEQVIGLLQRLSAAGLDFIKTEHLCRFDGELAYSLGQGE
- a CDS encoding winged helix-turn-helix domain-containing protein; this translates as MPKTTVKKKPRSSGSARRAAAGGSGGAGGARMAGAIAGGGGGAGGGQWTFLSNHAHVLICLVEDPGARLRDMAVRVGITERAVQNIIQDLEQGEVITRMREGRRNRYEVHADQPLRHPVESHRTVADLLALARPKTMPKTP